The following are encoded in a window of Apteryx mantelli isolate bAptMan1 chromosome 17, bAptMan1.hap1, whole genome shotgun sequence genomic DNA:
- the LOC106486862 gene encoding septin-2 — MSQSGEKVKFSDSAGYVGFANLPNQVHRKSVKKGFEFTLMVVGESGLGKSTLINSLFLTDLYPERYIPGAAEKIERTVQIEASTVEIEERGVKLRLTVVDTPGYGDAINSQDCFKTIIQYIDNQFERYLHDESGLNRRHIIDNRVHCCFYFISPFGHGLKPLDVEFMKALHGKVNIVPVIAKADTLTLKERERLKRRVLDEISEHGIRIYQLPDADSDEDEEFKEQTRVLKASIPFAVIGSNQLIEVKGKKIRGRLYPWGVVEVENPEHNDFLKLRTMLVTHMQDLQEVTQDLHYENFRSERLKRTGKPVEEEVVDKDRILQQKEAELRRMQEMIAQMQAQMRMKPGDD; from the exons ATGTCTCAATCAGGTGAAAAAGTAAAG TTTTCTGACTCAGCAGGCTATGTGGGATTTGCTAATCTGCCTAACCAGGTCCACAGGAAGTCTGTAAAGAAGGGCTTTGAATTCACACTGATGGTGGTTG GTGAGTCTGGTTTGGGCAAATCCACTTTAATTAACAGTCTGTTCCTGACTGATCTTTATCCAGAACGTTATATTCCTGGAGCTGCAG AGAAGATAGAGAGAACAGTTCAAATTGAAGCTTCTACAGTAGAGATAGAGGAACGAGGGGTGAAACTGCGTTTAACAGTAGTTGACACACCAGGATATGGAGATGCCATTAACAGCCAGGACTG CTTCAAAACAATTATCCAGTACATTGACAACCAGTTTGAAAGATACCTTCATGATGAGAGTGGTCTAAACAGGCGCCACATTATAGACAACAGAGTCCATTGCTGTTTTTACTTCATTTCTCCCTTTGGGCATGG GCTGAAACCATTAGATGTAGAATTCATGAAGGCTCTTCATGGAAAAGTCAATATTGTCCCGGTGATTGCTAAGGCTGACACACTGACgctgaaggagagagagaggctgaagaGAAGA gttCTGGATGAGATTTCTGAACATGGCATTAGGATTTATCAGCTCCCTGATGCAGATTCTGATGAAGATGAGGAATTTAAAGAACAAACCAGGGTTCTGAAG GCTAGCATTCCCTTTGCTGTTATTGGATCCAATCAACTTATTGAGgtgaaagggaagaaaatcagAGGCCGTCTGTATCCTTGGGGAGTTGTTGAAGTTGAAAATCCGGAGCACAATGATTTCCTTAAATTGCGCACAATGCTGGT AACACACATGCAGGACCTGCAGGAGGTGACCCAAGATTTGCACTATGAGAACTTCCGTTCAGAGAGGCTAAAGCGAACTGGCAA ACCTGTTGAAGAAGAAGTTGTAGACAAGGATAGAATCCTCCAGCAGAAAGAGGCTGAG